One part of the Bdellovibrio bacteriovorus genome encodes these proteins:
- a CDS encoding HEAT repeat domain-containing protein: protein MNKILVASVLIAGLSSSALAAGPKGSSSTLTSAMELLKLPGENRRMVVQVQGEKYYSQFVSLAFNDSQPMSVRWKALMAAAEARGPKATPDLVRAGDSSQWFMRNAALIALSEVNADEAQKLAQKLIKDKALVVRSAAVEVLEKNSSPEVRDLLWEELNQKYNFKNAHSLWIRHQIVDVLAKKPMDRELKTFAGLLSDTDTRVHLPAVRGLERLTGVRLSDKPIKQTALVDMWKDYIKKNN, encoded by the coding sequence ATGAATAAGATTCTTGTGGCCTCTGTTTTGATTGCGGGACTTTCTTCAAGTGCTTTGGCAGCAGGTCCCAAGGGTTCATCCAGCACTTTAACTTCAGCCATGGAACTGCTGAAGCTTCCTGGTGAAAACCGCCGCATGGTGGTCCAGGTTCAAGGTGAAAAATACTATTCCCAATTCGTGTCTTTGGCGTTTAATGATTCCCAACCCATGAGTGTTCGTTGGAAGGCTTTGATGGCAGCAGCGGAAGCTCGCGGCCCAAAAGCCACGCCGGATCTGGTGCGCGCAGGGGATTCCAGTCAGTGGTTCATGCGAAACGCGGCGCTGATTGCGCTGAGCGAAGTGAACGCGGACGAGGCCCAGAAACTTGCGCAAAAGCTGATCAAAGACAAAGCCCTGGTGGTTCGTTCCGCGGCGGTAGAGGTTCTGGAAAAGAACTCTTCGCCCGAAGTTCGTGACCTTTTGTGGGAAGAGCTGAATCAGAAATACAACTTCAAAAACGCCCACAGTCTTTGGATCCGCCATCAGATCGTGGATGTGCTGGCGAAGAAACCGATGGATCGGGAGCTTAAGACCTTTGCGGGCCTGCTTTCAGATACCGACACAAGGGTTCATCTGCCCGCGGTTCGAGGGCTTGAGAGGCTGACCGGAGTTCGCTTAAGCGACAAGCCGATCAAGCAAACAGCCCTGGTCGACATGTGGAAAGACTATATTAAGAAGAATAACTAA
- a CDS encoding replication-relaxation family protein: MQTAYSFFDLPYVVQKVTPQKGYRLTERELDVLEFVLEMKFSTLEDLHAKFFKVTKLGTVSSSLIWARQRVHKLVKAEMLQILTDVCARPLYVITQKGYLFLRNSRSQKNYCRPLLDVDGRFFDHDQRVAQVRIVLENSGVVKEWISERQLSEIEEYRKYLPTEFRPDSIYVTQEGRRVAFELEIARKTKERYQQKVKRYIHMMTAAPDAERLFEEVHYVCEKEAVRNLIQDHTQLFQPLFRFSMLSEVLGE, encoded by the coding sequence ATGCAGACTGCTTATAGTTTTTTTGATTTACCGTATGTTGTGCAAAAAGTTACTCCGCAAAAGGGGTATAGGTTAACTGAGCGAGAGCTTGATGTTTTGGAGTTTGTTCTGGAAATGAAATTCTCAACGCTCGAAGATTTGCACGCGAAGTTTTTTAAAGTTACCAAGCTCGGGACTGTTAGTAGTTCGCTGATCTGGGCAAGGCAACGAGTTCATAAATTAGTAAAAGCTGAAATGCTTCAGATTTTAACTGATGTGTGCGCAAGACCGCTTTATGTGATCACTCAAAAAGGTTACTTGTTTTTGCGAAACTCGCGTTCGCAGAAAAACTATTGTCGTCCACTTTTGGATGTCGATGGTCGCTTTTTTGATCATGACCAGCGTGTGGCGCAGGTTCGGATTGTTCTTGAAAATTCTGGTGTTGTTAAAGAATGGATTTCCGAAAGACAACTTTCTGAGATTGAAGAGTATCGAAAGTATTTGCCGACGGAATTTCGTCCGGATTCTATCTATGTGACTCAGGAAGGGCGGCGAGTTGCCTTCGAGCTTGAGATTGCACGCAAAACTAAGGAGCGATATCAGCAAAAGGTGAAGCGCTACATCCATATGATGACGGCAGCACCGGATGCTGAGCGACTTTTTGAGGAGGTTCACTATGTGTGTGAAAAGGAAGCCGTTCGGAATCTGATTCAAGACCACACTCAGCTGTTTCAGCCACTGTTTCGTTTTAGCATGTTGAGCGAAGTTTTGGGCGAGTAG
- a CDS encoding type IV secretory system conjugative DNA transfer family protein — translation MEQVKNLFLRNSPAAQDRVVLGRVSGSMWRKEELTEGQLNHHVHVVGASGYGKTVLLSHIIKQRIQQGKGLLFIDLKSDMETLLKFSKHVAEANRIDDLMIFSLTEKQMSLSYNLIEDGTATQLRDRIINSLNWSEEYYKNQSSSFILKLMILLCWLRDNKQERFHLGTVLDCASNPVKIIEVGNKIPMTETKLKIYAQNLKEFLDAKEHFNSLQGLRTQLESIVLSDFGELVTSEVLGINLFEAYTKSKIIFLFLDSRRYGETAKALGRFILQDLKSVSARVDGEVPKEQRKSFSVIIDEFADLAQEDFIGFLDRARSSRMSVVVAHQEICDLQRISPEFAGRLMGNTSTLYSFLQKRPESAEIISGMAGTRTVWKQTRQTERLGFFEMDSGGGSRREVEEFCIHPNTIKSLRVGKCVCIKKYPEARAYLVNVFEGK, via the coding sequence ATGGAACAAGTTAAAAACTTATTTTTGAGAAATTCACCTGCAGCCCAGGATCGTGTTGTTTTGGGTAGGGTCTCTGGATCTATGTGGCGAAAGGAAGAATTAACTGAAGGACAGCTGAATCACCACGTTCACGTTGTTGGGGCTTCTGGTTATGGGAAGACGGTTTTACTTTCCCATATTATCAAGCAGCGAATCCAGCAGGGAAAAGGTTTGCTCTTTATTGATTTAAAATCGGATATGGAGACTCTGCTAAAGTTCTCCAAGCACGTGGCAGAAGCTAACCGTATTGACGATTTAATGATCTTTTCCCTTACGGAAAAGCAAATGTCCTTGTCATATAATTTGATCGAGGATGGGACCGCTACGCAACTTCGTGACAGGATCATCAATAGCCTCAATTGGTCAGAGGAGTATTATAAAAATCAATCATCGAGTTTCATCCTAAAGCTGATGATTTTGCTCTGCTGGCTCCGCGATAATAAACAAGAACGTTTCCATTTGGGGACAGTTCTTGATTGCGCCAGTAACCCGGTAAAGATCATCGAGGTCGGCAATAAGATCCCCATGACTGAAACGAAACTGAAAATTTACGCTCAGAATCTGAAAGAATTCTTGGATGCAAAAGAGCATTTTAATTCATTGCAAGGGTTGCGAACTCAGTTGGAAAGTATTGTTCTTTCGGACTTTGGAGAGTTGGTAACTTCAGAGGTCCTAGGTATCAACTTATTTGAGGCATATACCAAATCTAAAATCATCTTCCTATTTTTGGATTCCCGTCGGTATGGCGAAACAGCCAAAGCATTAGGTCGTTTCATTTTGCAGGATTTGAAATCCGTTTCGGCAAGAGTTGACGGCGAGGTTCCAAAAGAACAACGAAAATCATTTTCGGTGATCATCGACGAGTTCGCAGATTTAGCCCAAGAAGACTTCATTGGTTTCCTCGATCGTGCCCGAAGTAGCCGGATGTCGGTGGTGGTGGCACACCAAGAGATTTGCGATTTACAGCGCATTAGCCCCGAGTTTGCAGGTCGGCTTATGGGAAACACATCAACCTTGTATTCGTTCCTCCAGAAGCGTCCTGAGAGTGCAGAAATCATCTCCGGCATGGCGGGGACCCGGACGGTCTGGAAGCAGACCCGGCAGACGGAGCGCTTGGGGTTCTTTGAGATGGACTCGGGTGGCGGGAGTCGGCGCGAGGTTGAGGAGTTCTGTATTCACCCGAATACCATTAAATCGCTGAGAGTGGGGAAATGCGTTTGTATTAAGAAGTACCCGGAGGCAAGGGCCTACCTGGTGAACGTTTTTGAAGGAAAATGA
- the ftsH gene encoding ATP-dependent zinc metalloprotease FtsH: MTEPIRNFFWIFFVILSFFWLQSIWFGSRTVQQIPYSQYETLMKQGDVQNLVVTEKHIRGEFKQPQNGFKSFVTNRVEPELAKELSGAGVSYRREIENTFIRDLLSWIIPALIFVAVFLYFSRKIAEKGGMSGLMSVGKSGARLYAETGVKVSFEDVAGVEEAKGELYEVVQFLKSPEEFGRLGARMPKGILLVGPPGTGKTLLAKAVAGEAQVPFFSITGSEFVEMFVGVGAARVRDLFEQARKNAPCIIFIDELDALGKVRGVAGSFGGHDEKEQTLNQLLAELDGFDSRSGVVILAATNRPEVLDPALLRAGRFDRQVLVDRPDRTGREQILRVHLKKIKADEALNIEHLAHLTSGFTGADIANLINEAAMVATRRKAETVSEKDFVAAIERIVAGLEKKSRLLNEKEKAIVAHHEMGHAIMACLFPGVDKVQKISIIPRGLGSLGYTMQRPTEDRYLMTRPELLDKICVLLGGRVAEELIFGEVSTGASDDLVRVTNIAEALVTRYGMSEVLGNIVFEQPTGNFLEVPGAGYRNRTYSEESATEIDQEIRQIVAACALRTRESLAANLKILKKGAAQLLEKETLGELEIELLMRDLVVKNAAAPQGRDLSVLR; this comes from the coding sequence TTGACTGAACCCATTCGTAATTTCTTTTGGATCTTTTTTGTGATTCTGAGCTTTTTCTGGCTGCAGAGCATTTGGTTTGGCTCGCGCACCGTGCAGCAGATTCCCTACAGCCAGTATGAAACTCTTATGAAGCAAGGCGATGTGCAAAATCTGGTCGTGACAGAAAAGCACATTCGCGGGGAATTCAAACAGCCCCAAAATGGGTTTAAAAGCTTTGTCACCAATCGGGTCGAGCCCGAACTTGCCAAAGAACTGTCGGGGGCCGGAGTCAGCTATCGCCGTGAAATTGAAAACACCTTTATTCGCGATCTTTTATCGTGGATCATCCCAGCCCTGATCTTTGTGGCGGTCTTTCTGTATTTCAGTCGTAAGATTGCAGAAAAAGGCGGGATGAGCGGCTTGATGTCCGTCGGCAAAAGTGGCGCCCGTCTGTATGCCGAAACCGGAGTGAAGGTGTCCTTTGAGGATGTGGCGGGCGTGGAAGAAGCAAAAGGGGAACTGTATGAAGTCGTCCAGTTTCTTAAGAGCCCTGAAGAGTTCGGCCGTCTGGGGGCGCGAATGCCGAAAGGAATTCTTCTGGTGGGGCCCCCAGGAACGGGCAAGACCCTTTTAGCCAAAGCGGTCGCTGGTGAAGCGCAAGTTCCATTTTTTTCAATCACCGGTTCTGAGTTCGTGGAAATGTTTGTCGGGGTCGGAGCCGCCAGAGTGCGGGACCTTTTTGAACAGGCAAGAAAGAATGCTCCCTGCATAATATTTATTGATGAGTTAGATGCCTTGGGAAAAGTTCGCGGCGTGGCGGGTTCTTTCGGGGGACATGACGAAAAAGAGCAGACTTTAAATCAGCTTCTGGCCGAATTGGATGGATTTGATTCTCGTTCGGGCGTGGTGATTCTGGCTGCCACGAATCGCCCTGAGGTGTTGGACCCCGCGCTTTTGCGGGCCGGCCGATTTGATCGCCAGGTTTTGGTGGATCGCCCGGACCGAACAGGGCGGGAGCAGATTCTGCGGGTGCACTTAAAGAAGATCAAGGCGGATGAAGCTTTGAATATCGAACATCTGGCACATCTGACTTCGGGATTTACAGGAGCAGACATTGCCAACCTGATCAACGAGGCCGCCATGGTGGCGACTCGTCGCAAGGCCGAAACTGTCAGCGAAAAAGACTTTGTTGCGGCGATCGAAAGAATCGTGGCAGGCCTTGAAAAGAAAAGTCGTTTGCTGAATGAAAAAGAAAAAGCCATTGTGGCTCACCATGAAATGGGCCATGCCATTATGGCCTGCCTTTTCCCGGGCGTGGATAAGGTGCAAAAGATTTCAATCATCCCCCGAGGTTTGGGTTCTTTGGGATACACTATGCAGCGCCCGACAGAAGATCGGTATCTCATGACCCGACCAGAGCTCTTGGACAAGATATGTGTTCTTTTGGGCGGACGAGTCGCTGAAGAGCTGATCTTTGGAGAAGTTTCCACAGGGGCCTCGGATGACCTGGTTCGCGTGACTAACATCGCTGAAGCGCTCGTTACTCGCTATGGGATGAGTGAGGTTTTGGGCAATATCGTTTTTGAACAGCCCACGGGAAATTTTCTTGAAGTACCCGGAGCAGGCTATCGAAACCGCACCTACAGTGAAGAAAGTGCCACCGAGATTGATCAGGAGATTCGTCAGATTGTGGCGGCCTGTGCCTTGCGAACACGGGAATCATTGGCGGCGAACTTAAAGATTCTCAAAAAAGGGGCCGCCCAACTTCTTGAAAAGGAAACTTTGGGTGAACTCGAAATCGAACTTCTGATGCGCGACCTGGTGGTTAAAAACGCCGCGGCCCCCCAAGGGCGGGACTTATCGGTTTTGCGTTGA
- a CDS encoding winged helix-turn-helix domain-containing protein — MSKNLTKEQTRILWLASQGLTEPKPFGQGPKATVKAIKHLGYVQIDTINVIERSHHHILFSRIPDYKRSHLHQAQSKDKTIFEYWTHALAYIATDDFKYFINDMNRRKANPSEWYSSVTEKDVKGILATIKKQGPISIRDVTDDVLVEKTHAWASKKPSKKFLQCGFNGGDLVIAERLGMLKKYDLTDRHFAWDKRPKAATPAEVCEYYIDRALRSQGVISLDSAAYMTKAPFKKEILKRIEARVKKGSLVPVQIKGLEKEAFWIEAETLDSEMPEANDMTHILSPFDPLVIQRKRFHMFFDYDHRFEAYVPKEKRKYGYFALPVIIGDQAVAVIDLKTDRQNQELLIQQWSWLGKHKSKANKEKIEKELHRFEKFQLGK, encoded by the coding sequence ATGTCGAAAAACCTCACCAAAGAACAAACCCGCATCCTCTGGCTTGCATCCCAAGGCCTCACGGAACCTAAACCCTTCGGTCAAGGCCCCAAAGCCACCGTTAAAGCCATCAAGCACTTGGGTTATGTTCAGATCGACACCATCAACGTGATCGAGCGGTCCCATCACCACATCTTGTTTTCGCGCATCCCGGACTACAAGCGCTCGCACCTGCACCAGGCGCAAAGCAAAGATAAGACGATCTTCGAGTATTGGACCCACGCCCTGGCGTACATTGCCACTGATGATTTTAAATACTTCATCAACGACATGAACCGCCGCAAGGCGAATCCTTCCGAATGGTATTCCTCTGTCACCGAAAAAGATGTGAAGGGGATTTTAGCCACTATCAAAAAACAAGGCCCCATCAGCATTCGCGATGTGACCGATGACGTGTTGGTTGAAAAAACTCACGCATGGGCCAGTAAAAAGCCTTCAAAGAAATTCCTGCAATGCGGATTTAACGGTGGGGACTTGGTCATCGCCGAACGCCTAGGCATGCTTAAAAAGTACGACCTGACTGACCGTCACTTCGCGTGGGACAAGCGCCCGAAGGCCGCGACGCCGGCCGAAGTGTGCGAATACTACATTGACCGGGCCTTACGATCCCAAGGCGTTATCAGCCTTGATTCCGCCGCCTATATGACCAAAGCTCCATTCAAGAAAGAAATCCTGAAACGCATCGAAGCCCGGGTCAAAAAGGGGAGCTTGGTCCCTGTCCAAATAAAAGGCCTTGAAAAAGAAGCCTTCTGGATCGAAGCCGAAACGCTAGACAGCGAAATGCCCGAAGCCAACGACATGACCCACATCCTGTCGCCGTTTGACCCACTGGTCATTCAGCGCAAGCGCTTTCACATGTTCTTTGATTACGATCACCGCTTTGAAGCCTACGTCCCGAAAGAAAAACGCAAGTACGGCTATTTCGCCTTGCCGGTGATCATCGGGGATCAGGCCGTGGCGGTCATTGATCTCAAGACCGATCGCCAAAACCAAGAGCTTCTGATTCAACAATGGAGCTGGCTGGGTAAACACAAATCCAAGGCCAATAAAGAGAAAATCGAGAAAGAGCTTCATCGGTTCGAGAAGTTCCAGCTCGGAAAATAG
- a CDS encoding leucine-rich repeat domain-containing protein, whose protein sequence is MKTNLLKKIKLGMAAALITGAAPVSAETITKLSEQGFLGSGFDSATQTFKVPCVTGTLAYVGSSNGYVGVEAGVSQERLLTELGMAIGADISLDIISAGGAANFTGSTANTSNSVSAAYVISAAGKNAVLQNLTLTQAGKDAVSKGNVKQVCGDSYIRSLALEAKLLINVKFTFTSSDLKANFQSDANANIMDIIKLNGRMNAAVQKYGRDVKFTVTAVQVGGDVSKLANILKGVETSEEKIKKGVTAQIFKCDIEKYEACYEAISQMINYATEEGGFSSQLNNMTYQPQKSDGPAWMQYGYTSYANSEAQELSSEVTEIGEDIKQKRRSLVRQYLKLSADLGRTQDLLDISIEHSEEKARLQALQTVIRDNFDVVQNAIKICRENPDSCVNAFAGMTEKLKFYDSREITKMMTFEDYCGLSDETSVTKETVKAIRTAAKVSEKMNCSQAFRYLQDLHKLNLANTKISSLEPLRGLKSLTSLDVSENEIFMLDGIENLKSLEVLNMHHNRVINIDKLKELPNLSHVNFANNNVSNLSALSAMRLVTIRAYGNPLSEKWNHENHGIQNHIITNNRACDLLRQTMFHQGVDIRQAEALNTAPIFKVPGQFGNSNVEGWYSCDIAVAAVKAEPDFWKSLAQ, encoded by the coding sequence ATGAAAACGAATTTACTGAAAAAAATCAAACTAGGCATGGCCGCGGCCCTGATTACGGGCGCAGCTCCAGTCTCTGCGGAAACAATCACCAAACTTTCAGAACAAGGCTTTCTGGGTTCAGGTTTTGATTCCGCGACTCAAACCTTCAAAGTGCCTTGCGTGACGGGAACCCTTGCCTATGTGGGCAGTTCCAACGGCTATGTCGGCGTGGAAGCGGGTGTCAGTCAAGAACGCCTGCTGACAGAGCTGGGGATGGCGATCGGGGCGGATATCTCGTTGGATATTATCTCTGCCGGTGGGGCTGCAAACTTCACGGGCAGCACCGCCAACACCTCCAACTCGGTTTCTGCGGCCTACGTTATCAGTGCGGCCGGGAAAAACGCCGTTTTGCAGAACCTGACGCTCACCCAAGCAGGCAAAGATGCGGTCAGCAAAGGAAATGTTAAACAAGTTTGCGGTGACAGCTATATCCGCTCTTTGGCTTTGGAAGCAAAGCTTTTGATCAACGTGAAGTTCACTTTCACTTCCAGCGACTTGAAAGCCAACTTTCAGTCTGATGCGAATGCCAACATCATGGATATTATCAAGCTAAACGGCCGCATGAACGCGGCTGTTCAAAAATACGGCCGCGACGTGAAATTCACGGTTACCGCAGTTCAAGTGGGTGGGGACGTTTCAAAACTGGCTAATATTCTAAAGGGCGTTGAGACCTCTGAAGAAAAGATCAAAAAAGGCGTCACCGCCCAGATCTTTAAGTGCGATATCGAAAAGTACGAAGCGTGCTATGAGGCGATCTCTCAGATGATCAATTATGCGACTGAAGAGGGTGGTTTTTCGTCTCAGTTGAACAACATGACCTACCAGCCTCAGAAGTCTGACGGTCCGGCGTGGATGCAGTATGGTTACACCAGCTATGCCAACTCTGAAGCTCAGGAACTCAGCAGTGAAGTCACTGAAATCGGCGAAGACATCAAACAAAAAAGAAGATCCCTGGTGCGCCAGTACTTGAAGCTGAGCGCTGACTTGGGTCGCACTCAAGATTTACTGGATATCAGCATCGAGCATTCTGAAGAAAAAGCGCGTCTTCAAGCCCTTCAGACCGTGATTCGTGATAACTTTGACGTTGTTCAAAACGCGATCAAGATTTGCCGTGAAAATCCGGATTCTTGCGTGAACGCTTTTGCCGGTATGACGGAAAAGCTGAAGTTCTATGATTCCCGCGAAATCACAAAAATGATGACCTTTGAAGATTACTGCGGTCTTTCTGACGAGACCTCGGTCACCAAGGAAACAGTGAAGGCGATTCGCACGGCTGCAAAAGTTTCTGAAAAGATGAATTGCTCCCAAGCATTCCGTTATCTGCAGGATCTGCACAAGCTGAATCTGGCCAACACCAAGATTTCTTCCCTGGAGCCCTTGCGCGGTTTGAAGTCCCTGACGTCTTTGGATGTTTCAGAAAACGAAATCTTCATGTTGGACGGGATTGAGAACCTGAAAAGCCTGGAAGTTTTGAACATGCACCACAACCGCGTGATCAATATCGACAAACTGAAAGAATTGCCTAATCTGTCGCATGTGAACTTTGCCAATAACAACGTTAGCAATCTGTCAGCGCTTTCTGCCATGAGACTGGTGACCATTCGTGCCTACGGGAACCCGTTGTCAGAAAAATGGAATCACGAAAATCACGGCATTCAGAACCATATTATCACCAACAACCGTGCCTGCGATCTGCTGCGCCAAACGATGTTTCATCAGGGTGTGGATATCCGTCAGGCCGAAGCCCTGAACACGGCACCGATCTTTAAGGTCCCTGGTCAGTTCGGTAACTCGAATGTGGAAGGCTGGTACAGCTGTGACATCGCGGTCGCTGCGGTGAAGGCTGAACCCGATTTCTGGAAAAGCTTAGCTCAATAG
- the gstA gene encoding glutathione transferase GstA — protein MNLFYSPGACALASQIALREAGMNFELVKVDLKNKEYAGGDYRKVNPKGYIPALQLPNGHLMTEGAVILQWIADQAPEKNLLPKFGTMERYKAMEWLNFIATEVHKGLGSLFNSAHMNDETKAAIQAKVQLRLGVLDQHLQNNAYILGDNFSLVDAYAYNVLRWTNLVNVDTTNHKAIQGLMTKVAERASVKEAVAAEGIRL, from the coding sequence ATGAATCTGTTTTATTCTCCTGGTGCCTGTGCCCTGGCTTCTCAAATCGCCTTGCGTGAAGCAGGCATGAACTTCGAACTTGTAAAAGTGGACCTGAAAAACAAAGAGTACGCTGGCGGCGACTACAGAAAAGTAAACCCAAAAGGCTACATCCCTGCCCTGCAGCTTCCGAACGGTCATTTGATGACGGAAGGCGCGGTGATTCTGCAATGGATCGCAGACCAAGCTCCAGAGAAAAATCTTTTGCCTAAGTTCGGCACCATGGAACGCTACAAAGCGATGGAATGGCTAAACTTCATCGCAACAGAAGTGCACAAAGGTCTTGGTTCCCTTTTCAACTCGGCACACATGAACGACGAAACAAAAGCGGCGATCCAAGCAAAAGTCCAATTGCGTCTGGGCGTATTGGATCAGCACCTGCAAAACAACGCCTACATTTTGGGTGATAATTTCTCGCTTGTGGATGCCTATGCTTACAACGTTCTTCGCTGGACGAACCTTGTGAATGTGGACACCACGAACCACAAGGCGATCCAAGGTCTGATGACTAAAGTGGCAGAGCGTGCTTCCGTAAAAGAAGCTGTTGCTGCGGAAGGCATCCGTCTTTAA
- a CDS encoding NADH:flavin oxidoreductase: MNTHSLFQPFQFKGLSLKNRIVMAPMTRQKSPNGVPTEDVAKYYQRRAEGDVGLILSEGTVINRPASSNEKDVPHFYGEKPLTQWKEVITAVHQAGGKMAPQIWHMGKMKPSGSGWLPAAPFEGPAEMTVEDIQNTINAYAQAALDAKNLGFDTVELHGAHGYLIDQFFWPGMNTRTDRFGGNTIAARNTFAVEVVKAVRAKVGPDFPVILRLSQWKQQDYNAKVATTPKEMEEWLLPLSEAGVDIFHCSQRRFWEHEFADSDLNFAGWAKKITGKPTITVGSIGLSGGDFLNSFRGQGAEVGGLDELTRRLDRGDFDLVAVGRALLSDPQWVKKVKDARTAELKGFNPADLAVLT; encoded by the coding sequence TTGAATACTCACTCACTTTTTCAGCCCTTCCAGTTTAAAGGACTCAGCCTTAAAAATCGCATCGTCATGGCGCCGATGACGCGTCAAAAATCTCCGAACGGTGTGCCGACAGAAGACGTCGCGAAGTATTATCAACGTCGTGCTGAAGGGGACGTCGGTCTGATTCTGTCTGAAGGAACCGTGATCAATCGTCCGGCTTCTTCCAATGAAAAAGACGTTCCGCACTTCTACGGTGAAAAACCCCTGACTCAGTGGAAAGAGGTGATTACTGCGGTTCACCAAGCTGGCGGCAAGATGGCGCCCCAGATCTGGCATATGGGAAAAATGAAACCCAGCGGATCGGGCTGGTTGCCAGCAGCACCCTTTGAAGGACCGGCCGAGATGACTGTGGAAGACATTCAAAACACCATCAACGCCTATGCACAAGCGGCTTTGGATGCAAAGAATCTGGGCTTTGACACCGTTGAACTGCACGGAGCCCACGGCTATCTGATTGATCAATTCTTCTGGCCGGGAATGAACACTCGCACGGATCGCTTTGGTGGAAACACGATCGCCGCAAGAAATACCTTTGCCGTGGAAGTGGTGAAAGCCGTTCGCGCGAAAGTCGGCCCGGATTTCCCGGTGATCCTGCGCTTGTCTCAGTGGAAACAGCAAGATTATAACGCCAAGGTCGCAACGACGCCGAAAGAGATGGAAGAATGGCTGTTGCCACTTTCTGAAGCGGGCGTGGATATTTTCCACTGCTCTCAAAGAAGATTCTGGGAGCATGAGTTTGCAGATTCTGATTTGAACTTCGCGGGCTGGGCCAAGAAAATCACCGGCAAACCAACGATCACGGTCGGCTCTATCGGTCTGAGTGGTGGGGACTTCTTAAACAGCTTCCGTGGGCAGGGTGCCGAGGTCGGGGGCCTTGACGAATTGACCCGCAGATTAGATCGCGGGGACTTTGACCTGGTGGCTGTCGGCCGTGCGCTGCTCAGTGATCCGCAGTGGGTGAAGAAAGTAAAAGATGCCCGCACGGCAGAGCTGAAAGGCTTTAATCCGGCGGACCTTGCCGTTCTGACATAG
- a CDS encoding Hpt domain-containing protein produces the protein MTKTEEKIRRLCPEVVASGLDPVFLSQMLDTRFLGNFSLFSAAADIFLYEYAEELEELQNLIENLDRKKAFAAAHKIKGAISNFHRPDVAETARILEIHTDDWSHEQLKAQFAVLQVQIQEFAFELKILMRSFEEIQDLP, from the coding sequence ATGACCAAGACCGAAGAAAAAATCAGAAGACTTTGCCCGGAAGTGGTGGCATCGGGCTTGGATCCGGTGTTCTTAAGCCAGATGCTGGATACACGTTTTCTGGGGAACTTTTCGCTCTTTTCGGCGGCGGCGGATATTTTTCTGTACGAATATGCCGAGGAGCTTGAAGAGCTTCAGAATCTGATTGAAAATCTGGATCGCAAGAAAGCCTTTGCCGCGGCTCACAAGATCAAAGGGGCGATCTCGAATTTTCACCGCCCTGATGTTGCTGAAACGGCGCGAATTTTAGAGATCCACACCGATGACTGGAGTCATGAGCAGTTGAAAGCGCAGTTTGCGGTTCTTCAGGTGCAGATCCAGGAATTTGCGTTTGAATTGAAAATTCTAATGAGATCTTTTGAAGAGATTCAGGACCTGCCATGA
- a CDS encoding response regulator, translated as MKPLNILVAEDNTVNQLIVRGMLVKLGHNITMVENGKLAVEKLQTSEIDLILMDCHMPEMDGFLATQTIRANPKFKNLPIIAMTATEIAEEKDRCVQVGMNDFLAKPLTMATVEAVLRKYMKV; from the coding sequence ATGAAGCCATTAAACATTCTTGTGGCCGAAGATAACACCGTCAATCAACTGATCGTTCGTGGCATGCTGGTAAAGCTGGGTCATAACATCACCATGGTGGAAAACGGCAAACTGGCGGTTGAAAAACTTCAGACCTCTGAAATTGATTTGATCCTGATGGATTGCCACATGCCCGAGATGGACGGGTTCCTGGCCACGCAGACCATCCGTGCAAATCCCAAATTCAAAAATCTGCCCATCATCGCCATGACCGCCACCGAAATTGCCGAAGAGAAAGACCGCTGCGTGCAAGTGGGAATGAATGACTTCCTGGCAAAACCTCTGACCATGGCGACGGTCGAAGCTGTTCTGCGAAAATACATGAAAGTATAA